Proteins encoded in a region of the Nonomuraea helvata genome:
- a CDS encoding copper resistance CopC family protein: protein MAFLPRHILGAALAGALALMFTASPALAHDALKSSSPAKDAQVGSVKEIELEYSAGVKFPFVVLHDAAGKAVPLGEPRLAGPKVLTDVLQPLAPGAYVIAWRVVSSDGHPIEGEIPFSVKGSASSSASSSPSGGQPATNPPPQAAASAAAGEQSAASTGIPGWIWGGLAVLVVLGAFVLIRTARRGPDREEVDAD from the coding sequence ATGGCATTCCTGCCACGTCATATCCTCGGGGCGGCACTCGCGGGTGCCCTCGCCCTCATGTTCACCGCCTCTCCGGCGCTCGCCCACGACGCGCTCAAGAGCAGTTCGCCCGCCAAGGACGCGCAGGTCGGCTCGGTCAAGGAGATCGAGCTCGAATACAGCGCCGGCGTCAAGTTCCCGTTCGTCGTGCTGCACGACGCCGCCGGCAAGGCGGTCCCGCTCGGCGAGCCGCGGCTCGCCGGTCCCAAGGTGCTCACCGACGTGCTCCAGCCGCTCGCCCCGGGCGCGTACGTCATCGCCTGGCGGGTCGTTTCGTCCGATGGGCATCCCATTGAGGGCGAGATCCCCTTCAGCGTGAAAGGATCAGCTTCTTCATCGGCCTCGTCCTCGCCCTCCGGCGGGCAACCGGCGACGAACCCGCCGCCACAGGCCGCAGCGAGTGCTGCGGCCGGTGAGCAGTCGGCGGCGTCGACGGGCATTCCCGGATGGATCTGGGGCGGGCTGGCGGTGCTTGTCGTGCTGGGTGCGTTCGTCCTGATCCGGACCGCGCGCCGCGGCCCAGATCGGGAGGAAGTGGATGCTGATTGA
- a CDS encoding pentapeptide repeat-containing protein: MALPTEKTIWSTDWDSLEISGASYRRVLFQDVDMTELIDHGSSFEECHFSNVRFNVSAHDDARFLNCTFTRCSFFDATFDGCKLTGSVFDGCTYGLLKVEGGDWSYVSLINADLRGSVFRGTRLREADLAGARLERAELRRADLSGVSLRGADLTRCDLRGSDLSTLDPHTVTLKGAIIDPFQATVVATALGLDVRD, translated from the coding sequence ATGGCCCTGCCCACCGAGAAGACGATCTGGTCCACCGACTGGGACAGCCTCGAGATCTCCGGCGCGAGCTACCGCCGGGTGCTGTTCCAGGACGTGGACATGACCGAGCTCATCGACCACGGCTCCTCCTTCGAGGAGTGCCACTTCAGCAATGTGCGGTTCAACGTGTCGGCGCACGACGACGCCCGCTTCCTCAACTGCACGTTCACGCGGTGCTCGTTCTTCGACGCCACGTTCGACGGGTGCAAGCTGACGGGCAGCGTGTTCGACGGCTGCACGTACGGGCTGCTCAAGGTCGAGGGCGGCGACTGGTCCTACGTCAGCCTGATCAACGCCGACCTGCGGGGGAGCGTCTTCCGCGGCACTCGGCTGCGGGAGGCCGACCTGGCGGGGGCCCGGCTGGAGCGCGCCGAGCTGCGCCGGGCCGACCTGTCCGGGGTCTCCCTGCGCGGCGCCGACCTGACGCGGTGCGACCTGCGCGGCAGCGACCTGAGCACGCTCGACCCGCACACCGTCACGCTCAAGGGCGCGATCATCGACCCGTTCCAGGCGACGGTCGTGGCCACGGCCCTGGGGCTGGACGTACGGGACTAG
- a CDS encoding cation:proton antiporter translates to MHETAVLFLEFGAVLLGLGVLGALALRVGISPIPLYLIAGLAFGTGGLVPLATSEEFISVGAELGVVLLLLTLGLEYNADELVTSLTGNARAGIVDLVLNAAPGAVCALLLGWGPVAAVAMAGVTYATSSGITAKVLSDLGWLGNRETPTVLSLLVFEDLTMAVYLPVLTTMLAGLSLVSGAVSVGIALLTVSVVLVVALKFGRFIEAFVSSPNSEVLLLKVVGLALLVAGLAQQLQVSAAVGAFLVGIALSGQLAEDAHALLAPLRDLFAAVFFVFFGFQTDPAKILPVAGLAALLALISMVTKLLTGAYAARRAGIGKAGQARAGIALIPRGEFNIVIAGLAVGAGAHPDLGALAAAYVLILAAFGPLAAKLVQPLITAIAKRA, encoded by the coding sequence GTGCACGAAACCGCGGTTCTCTTTCTCGAGTTCGGTGCTGTACTGCTTGGCCTGGGAGTTCTGGGCGCGCTCGCGCTGCGTGTCGGCATCTCTCCCATCCCGCTCTATCTGATCGCCGGCCTGGCCTTCGGGACCGGCGGGCTGGTGCCGCTGGCCACCAGCGAGGAGTTCATCTCCGTCGGCGCGGAGCTGGGCGTCGTCCTGCTGCTGCTGACGCTCGGTCTGGAGTACAACGCCGACGAGCTGGTGACCAGCCTGACGGGCAACGCCCGCGCGGGCATCGTCGACCTGGTGCTCAACGCCGCCCCTGGCGCTGTCTGCGCGTTACTGCTCGGCTGGGGGCCGGTGGCGGCCGTGGCCATGGCGGGCGTCACCTACGCCACCTCCTCCGGCATCACCGCCAAGGTCCTGTCCGACCTCGGGTGGCTCGGCAACCGTGAGACGCCGACGGTGCTGTCGCTGCTGGTGTTCGAAGACCTGACGATGGCCGTCTACCTGCCGGTCCTGACGACCATGCTGGCCGGGCTGAGCCTGGTCAGCGGGGCCGTCTCGGTGGGCATCGCGCTGCTGACCGTGAGCGTGGTGCTGGTCGTGGCCCTGAAGTTCGGGCGGTTCATCGAGGCGTTCGTGTCCAGCCCGAACTCCGAGGTGCTGCTGCTCAAGGTGGTCGGGCTCGCCCTGCTCGTGGCCGGGCTGGCCCAGCAGCTGCAGGTGTCGGCGGCGGTGGGCGCGTTCCTGGTCGGGATCGCGCTGTCCGGCCAGCTCGCCGAGGACGCGCACGCGCTGCTCGCGCCCCTGCGCGACCTGTTCGCGGCGGTGTTCTTCGTGTTCTTCGGCTTCCAGACCGACCCGGCGAAGATCCTGCCGGTGGCGGGCCTGGCCGCGCTGCTCGCCCTGATCAGCATGGTCACCAAGCTGCTGACCGGCGCGTACGCGGCCAGAAGGGCGGGCATCGGCAAGGCCGGCCAGGCCCGGGCGGGCATCGCGCTCATCCCGCGCGGCGAGTTCAACATCGTGATCGCGGGCCTCGCGGTGGGCGCGGGCGCGCATCCCGACCTCGGCGCGCTGGCGGCGGCGTACGTCCTCATCCTGGCGGCCTTCGGCCCGCTGGCGGCCAAGCTGGTGCAACCTCTGATCACGGCCATCGCCAAACGGGCCTGA
- a CDS encoding cation:proton antiporter regulatory subunit, with translation MSHRTGRRDLVIYDQDDPDAVCHVVKLNDEEADALAELLGAPRIVQRLNQLHREVEGLVSVQLPIPDGSPYAGRPMGDARVRTRTSASVVAIVRAGQVFASPGPEFVLRAADVVVVVGSEDSTAEVAGILADG, from the coding sequence GTGTCCCACCGCACCGGACGCCGGGACCTGGTGATCTACGACCAGGACGATCCCGACGCCGTGTGCCACGTGGTCAAGCTCAACGACGAGGAGGCCGACGCCCTGGCCGAGCTGCTCGGCGCCCCCCGCATCGTGCAGCGGCTCAACCAGCTGCACCGGGAGGTCGAGGGCCTGGTCAGCGTGCAGTTGCCCATCCCCGACGGCTCCCCCTACGCCGGGCGTCCCATGGGCGACGCGCGCGTGCGGACCCGTACCAGCGCCTCCGTCGTCGCGATCGTGCGCGCGGGGCAGGTGTTCGCCAGCCCCGGACCCGAGTTCGTGCTCAGGGCTGCCGACGTCGTGGTCGTCGTCGGCAGCGAGGACAGCACCGCCGAGGTGGCCGGCATCCTGGCGGACGGGTAG
- a CDS encoding acyl-CoA desaturase: MIVVETPRGLAPRERGSDFAKLSRRIAQAGLLDKRPGYYTARIGFVGGLFAGSWALFAAVGDSWWQVLVAVLLAVAFAQVTLLAHDLAHGQISRSRRTSRMAGLLVGNLAVGLSYGWWMDKHTRHHANPNHEEHDPDVSPDFLVWSERQAEAARGIARFIGRRQAFLFFPLLTLEGINLKVSSFRALSRPSLKSRKVEGLLLTAHVLAYLGAVFLVLSPGKALVFLAVHQACYGVYLGCTFAPNHKGMPVLTAEDELDFLRRQVLTSRNVRGGRLVNTALGGLNYQIEHHLFPNMPTANLRKAQPIVREYCAEIGVDYVECGLVESWAQAMRHLHEVGRSLRVGRV; encoded by the coding sequence GTGATTGTGGTCGAAACTCCCCGTGGCCTGGCACCGCGGGAGCGGGGCAGCGACTTCGCGAAGCTGTCGCGCCGCATCGCCCAGGCGGGGCTGCTCGACAAGCGGCCAGGCTACTACACGGCCAGGATCGGCTTCGTCGGGGGCCTCTTCGCCGGTAGCTGGGCGCTGTTCGCCGCAGTCGGCGACTCCTGGTGGCAGGTGCTCGTCGCGGTGCTGCTCGCCGTGGCGTTCGCCCAGGTCACGCTGCTCGCCCATGACCTGGCGCACGGGCAGATCTCCCGCTCGCGGCGCACCTCCAGGATGGCCGGGCTGCTGGTCGGCAACCTGGCCGTCGGGCTCAGCTACGGCTGGTGGATGGACAAGCACACGCGCCACCACGCCAACCCCAACCACGAGGAGCACGACCCCGACGTCTCGCCCGACTTCCTGGTCTGGTCGGAGCGGCAGGCCGAGGCGGCGCGGGGGATCGCCCGGTTCATCGGGCGCCGGCAGGCGTTCCTGTTCTTCCCGCTGCTCACCCTTGAAGGGATCAACCTCAAGGTGTCGAGCTTCCGCGCACTGAGCCGCCCGTCGCTCAAGAGCAGGAAGGTCGAGGGGCTGCTGCTGACCGCGCACGTGCTGGCGTACCTGGGCGCGGTGTTCCTGGTGCTGTCCCCCGGCAAGGCGCTGGTGTTCCTGGCCGTGCACCAGGCGTGCTACGGCGTCTACCTGGGCTGCACGTTCGCGCCCAATCACAAGGGCATGCCGGTGCTCACCGCGGAGGACGAGCTGGACTTCCTCCGCCGCCAGGTCCTGACCTCCAGGAACGTGCGCGGCGGTCGCCTGGTCAACACCGCGCTCGGCGGCCTCAACTACCAGATCGAGCACCACCTGTTCCCCAACATGCCCACCGCGAACCTGCGCAAGGCGCAGCCCATCGTCCGCGAGTACTGCGCGGAGATCGGCGTCGACTACGTCGAGTGCGGCCTGGTCGAGTCCTGGGCTCAGGCCATGCGCCATCTGCATGAGGTGGGCCGTTCCCTACGCGTTGGTAGGGTTTAG
- a CDS encoding FAD-dependent oxidoreductase, which produces MATTSCDVAIVGAGLGGCFLALMLSRRGQRVVVIEQGPSVPSAGADFLKPPGLQVLARHGLADLAGRHGLRRDVVRYYHDGEPIQECHYPDGFLIRPYRELVELIYTCCAMEGVDFWFDAGVDDITMDEGRVEELALSNGRRLRAGVVIGADGTRSAVRQALDIEPRTMPYDRLLMRVATVPLTASIARLNRLYFSSEGWFAYLYPLSRDQARVFVGLPPEDEEVIFQDGIPALTDELKKFVTESSDAFDWLRSATWQRIKVSTLRLGAYHKGNAALLGSAAFACHPMTGMGMSYTLRDAEILADVICAAGGDGELLDRLLSAHYEPRKHAHGQLIDYGDALVATFPDRDAYLAAFRRDLHVFGEAALPTPGPAELPALQPI; this is translated from the coding sequence ATGGCAACCACATCGTGCGACGTAGCCATCGTCGGCGCCGGTCTCGGCGGCTGCTTCCTCGCCCTCATGCTGAGCCGCCGCGGCCAGCGCGTCGTCGTCATCGAGCAGGGACCCTCCGTCCCGAGCGCGGGCGCCGACTTCCTCAAGCCACCAGGACTGCAGGTGCTCGCCCGGCACGGGCTGGCCGACCTCGCCGGACGCCATGGCCTCAGGCGCGACGTCGTCCGCTACTACCACGACGGCGAGCCCATCCAGGAGTGCCACTACCCGGACGGCTTCCTCATCCGGCCCTACCGGGAGCTCGTCGAGCTCATCTACACGTGCTGCGCCATGGAGGGCGTCGACTTCTGGTTCGACGCCGGCGTCGACGACATCACGATGGACGAGGGCCGCGTCGAGGAACTGGCGCTGTCGAACGGACGGCGGCTGCGGGCCGGCGTCGTGATCGGCGCCGACGGCACCAGGTCCGCCGTACGGCAGGCGCTCGACATCGAGCCGCGCACGATGCCGTATGACCGCCTGCTGATGCGGGTGGCCACCGTGCCCCTGACCGCCAGTATCGCCCGGCTCAACCGGCTGTACTTCAGCTCGGAAGGCTGGTTCGCCTACCTCTACCCGCTCAGCAGGGACCAGGCCAGGGTGTTCGTCGGTCTGCCCCCGGAGGACGAAGAGGTGATCTTCCAGGACGGCATCCCGGCGCTGACCGACGAGCTGAAGAAGTTCGTCACCGAGAGCTCGGACGCCTTCGACTGGCTCCGGTCCGCGACCTGGCAGCGGATCAAGGTCTCCACGCTGCGGCTGGGGGCGTACCACAAGGGCAACGCGGCGCTGCTGGGCTCGGCCGCGTTCGCCTGCCACCCCATGACCGGGATGGGCATGAGCTACACCCTCCGCGACGCGGAGATCCTGGCCGACGTCATCTGTGCCGCCGGCGGGGACGGGGAGCTGCTCGACCGGCTGCTGTCCGCCCACTACGAGCCCCGCAAGCACGCCCACGGGCAGCTCATCGACTACGGCGACGCCCTGGTCGCCACCTTCCCCGACCGGGACGCCTATCTCGCGGCCTTCCGCCGGGATCTGCACGTCTTCGGTGAGGCAGCCCTGCCGACACCGGGACCGGCGGAACTCCCCGCCCTGCAGCCGATCTGA
- a CDS encoding MFS transporter → MRSSPSRGTSTVDRRHAVMLRLVGAGVMLTVMADTTATTLAVGVLRYTPAGAGMPLGDLVWLTSAAFIPIAALLATAGRWADLAGRRRVLVVGLVVFVLGGIATVLVDSWSYVLAARAVQGAGAAAMIPASLGLLLGELPESQRRGAIALWSSASGLGCLLMQAGGGWLAATVGWRSLFVPDVVIGVALLIACVGLPPGKRAGARGLPDMLGAWLLAAGIAVIVLAISKAMAWGMDVVWLALAALALLGGALAQAKHHRLPAIDLALWRRPRFVWGWLATWGFGALSYGLLTVQPLYLLHLGYPMLEVAMWLTPTSVAVVVTSFLAGRLVKRVGAYGLIYAGSLLCGGACVIVLIQVGPTVWGLVASVVVGMGVGALAPGTSVATTLAARPHQYASAVGAATMARMVGGAVGVAVVSVVIDHPFMTGPFAGLAGALAMCVGISVLIGALALTKITRLRTDPGDVMIKVPRRLLLELRMTLATVAAEADALLPVETRTPPMDTAAESVPRQRSAEPGPLASTRGHTN, encoded by the coding sequence GTGCGTTCGTCACCATCGCGGGGGACGAGCACCGTAGACCGCCGTCACGCCGTGATGCTGCGGCTGGTCGGCGCGGGTGTCATGTTGACGGTGATGGCCGACACCACGGCCACCACCCTGGCAGTCGGAGTGCTGCGGTACACACCCGCCGGCGCCGGCATGCCGCTGGGCGACCTGGTCTGGCTGACCAGCGCGGCGTTCATCCCGATCGCGGCGCTGCTGGCCACCGCGGGCCGCTGGGCGGACCTGGCCGGTCGGCGACGGGTGCTGGTCGTCGGCCTCGTGGTGTTCGTGCTGGGCGGGATCGCCACCGTCCTGGTGGATTCCTGGTCGTACGTCCTGGCGGCGCGGGCCGTCCAGGGCGCCGGAGCCGCGGCGATGATCCCCGCCAGCCTCGGGCTGCTGCTCGGTGAGCTGCCGGAGTCGCAGCGGCGCGGCGCGATCGCGCTGTGGAGCTCGGCCTCCGGGCTGGGCTGCCTGCTCATGCAGGCGGGCGGCGGCTGGCTGGCCGCCACCGTCGGCTGGCGGTCGCTGTTCGTCCCCGACGTCGTCATCGGCGTCGCGCTCCTGATCGCCTGCGTCGGGCTTCCGCCGGGTAAGCGCGCCGGGGCCAGGGGCCTGCCGGACATGCTGGGCGCGTGGCTGCTCGCCGCGGGCATCGCGGTCATCGTACTGGCCATCTCCAAGGCCATGGCCTGGGGCATGGACGTGGTGTGGCTGGCGCTGGCCGCGCTGGCCCTGCTGGGCGGCGCGCTCGCGCAGGCCAAGCACCACCGCCTGCCGGCGATCGACCTGGCCCTGTGGCGGCGTCCCAGGTTCGTCTGGGGCTGGCTGGCGACCTGGGGGTTCGGCGCCCTGTCGTACGGGCTGCTGACCGTGCAGCCGCTGTACCTGCTCCACCTGGGCTACCCCATGCTGGAGGTGGCCATGTGGCTGACGCCCACCTCGGTGGCCGTCGTCGTGACGAGCTTCCTGGCCGGACGCCTCGTCAAGCGGGTCGGCGCGTACGGCCTGATCTACGCCGGCTCGCTGCTCTGCGGCGGCGCCTGCGTGATCGTGCTGATCCAGGTCGGACCCACCGTGTGGGGCCTGGTCGCCAGCGTCGTGGTCGGCATGGGCGTCGGCGCGCTCGCGCCCGGCACCTCCGTCGCCACCACCCTGGCCGCCCGCCCCCACCAGTACGCCTCCGCCGTCGGCGCGGCCACCATGGCCCGCATGGTCGGCGGCGCCGTGGGCGTCGCCGTCGTGTCGGTCGTCATCGACCACCCGTTCATGACCGGCCCCTTCGCCGGACTGGCGGGCGCGCTCGCGATGTGCGTGGGCATCTCGGTGCTGATCGGCGCACTGGCCCTCACCAAGATCACCCGGCTGCGGACCGACCCTGGCGACGTCATGATCAAGGTGCCGCGCCGGCTGCTGCTGGAGTTGCGCATGACCCTCGCCACCGTGGCGGCGGAGGCCGACGCGCTGCTGCCTGTCGAGACCCGCACACCCCCCATGGACACCGCTGCGGAGAGTGTCCCGCGGCAGCGGTCGGCCGAGCCGGGCCCGCTCGCCTCCACCCGCGGGCACACGAACTAG